Proteins from one Setaria italica strain Yugu1 chromosome V, Setaria_italica_v2.0, whole genome shotgun sequence genomic window:
- the LOC101766268 gene encoding protein CURVATURE THYLAKOID 1A, chloroplastic: protein MVAAAAAVRPVSLRHLNTLLRAHVPCGLTTSHVAAPFPHRIDSMKISQLQLTATRFSKENNSDEDDELLSELRDKWDAMENKSDHDAIHILPGLLELVGLSYSGWFVYRYLLFQENRKELAEVIDDIKRRIVGDDD from the exons ATGGTAGCTGCCGCTGCGGCGGTGCGGCCGGTGTCCCTCCGCCACCTCAACACTCTCCTCCGCGCTCATGTGCCCTGCGGCCTAACCACCTCCCACGTCGCTGCACCCTTCCCCCACCGCATAG ATTCCATGAAGATTTCTCAACTCCAATTAACAGCTACACGATTTTCAAAAGAGAATAATTCTGACGAGGATGACGAGCTCCTTTCTGAGCTCAGAGATAAG TGGGATGCAATGGAGAACAAGTCCGACCATGATGCTATTCATATT CTCCCAGGCTTACTGGAGCTAGTGGGGCTCAGCTACTCTGGATGGTTCGTGTACCGATACCTGCTTTTTCAG GAAAATCGGAAAGAATTGGCTGAAGTTATCGACGATATAAAGAGAAGGATTGTTGGCGATGATGATTAG